The following proteins come from a genomic window of Dreissena polymorpha isolate Duluth1 chromosome 1, UMN_Dpol_1.0, whole genome shotgun sequence:
- the LOC127858317 gene encoding UBX domain-containing protein 6-like isoform X1, with the protein MSFFKKFFQKKKLDVKFKKAGEGHRLNEERPSPSRQNVASNHGNQGASGASHQENPRPCSTASSRISSADYERSLSEEKRLAAEAALARSQAQNKKVPDSTMAAKARMRRELELEKKKLAEAQALAQRYSEPTEVVKDSAPMVTVLFTCPDIDAAVLPKDEMERHIEEFLLMQLAEEPEMASALMIATLNKDKEKVKVCVETLCKYLDNIISNPGEEKFRKIRMSNKAFVERIAPLRGTEEFLQAAGFQITSLPFEDRNEDFYEMDSEKASDQERLENLKSILVASEPIKPQLDRAMKVFTPSARATNFNIPDEFYAVSKEEMKKEQQRKQEAVEQLGMLRTKAMREREERKELLKYRYALIRVRFPDGVLLQGTFKASEKLSAVNEFIRQHLVNDWMPFTFCTQVGLKLDDENKTLAECGLTPAAVVNFQWDKTVMNEVTAQQGSSKSTSALKADILAKIQDM; encoded by the exons ATGTCATTTTTCAAGAAGTTCTTTCAAAAGAAGAAACTTGATGTCAAATTTAAG AAAGCTGGTGAGGGACATCGTCTTAATGAGGAGCGGCCTTCTCCCAGCCGGCAGAATGTTGCCAGTAACCATGGTAACCAGGGGGCCAGTGGGGCGAGTCACCAAGAAAACCCGCGACCTTGTAGCACTGCCAGTAGCAGGATCTCCAGTGCTGACTACGAGCGTTCACTGTCAGAAGAGAAGAGATTGGCAGCAGAGGCAGCACTAGCTAGGAGCCAAGCACAGAATAAAAAGG TTCCGGACAGCACGATGGCTGCCAAGGCAAGAATGCGGCGTGAATTGGAGCTTGAAAAGAAGAAACTGGCTGAGGCTCAAGCCCTTGCTCAGAGATACAGCGAGCCAACAGAGGTCGTTAAAG ATTCTGCTCCCATGGTCACAGTTCTGTTCACATGCCCTGACATTGACGCTGCAGTACTGCCCAAGGATGAAATGGAGCGGCACATTGAAGAGTTCTTGTTGATGCAGCTAGCAGAGGAACCAGAGATGGCGTCGGCTCTTATGATTGCCACCCTGAACAAAGATAAGGAGAAAGTAAAAGTATGCGTAGAAACTCTCTGCAAATACTTAGATAACATTATTTCAAATCCTGGGGAAGAGAAGTTTAGAAAAATTAGAATGTCTAATAAAGCTTTTGTGGAAAGAATCGCTCCATTAAGAGGTACTGAAGAATTTCTGCAGGCTGCTGGGTTTCAGATAACAAGTTTGCCGTTTGAAGACCGAAATGAAGATTTTTATGAAATGGATTCAGAAAAAGCATCTGATCAAGAAAGACTGGAGAATTTGAAGTCTATTTTAGTTGCCTCTGAGCCAATAAAACCACAGTTAGATAGGGCTATGAAAGTTTTCACTCCATCGGCCAGAGCCACAAACTTCAATATCCCAGACGAATTTTATGCTGTTTCAAAGGAGGAAATGAAGAAAGAACAACAGCGGAAACAGGAGGCTGTGGAACAGTTGGGGATGTTGAGAACGAAAGCCATGAGGGAGCGGGAAGAAAGAAAAGAGCTGTTGAAGTATCGTTATGCATTGATTCGTGTTCGATTTCCAGATGGTGTTTTGCTTCAAGGCACATTTAAGGCCTCAGAAAAACTGTCAGCAGTTAACGAATTTATAAGACAACATCTTGTCAATGATTGGATGCCGTTTACTTTCTGTACACAAGTCGGTTTAAAATTGGACGACGAGAATAAAACGTTGGCTGAATGTGGTCTCACTCCTGCGGCCGTTGTGAATTTCCAGTGGGACAAAACGGTCATGAATGAAGTGACGGCCCAGCAGGGCTCTTCTAAGAGTACATCTGCACTTAAAGCTGACATTTTGGCTAAAATTCAAGACATGTAA
- the LOC127858317 gene encoding UBX domain-containing protein 6-like isoform X2, with product MSYTNGVSKYRRRHGSKSSDNFPDSTMAAKARMRRELELEKKKLAEAQALAQRYSEPTEVVKDSAPMVTVLFTCPDIDAAVLPKDEMERHIEEFLLMQLAEEPEMASALMIATLNKDKEKVKVCVETLCKYLDNIISNPGEEKFRKIRMSNKAFVERIAPLRGTEEFLQAAGFQITSLPFEDRNEDFYEMDSEKASDQERLENLKSILVASEPIKPQLDRAMKVFTPSARATNFNIPDEFYAVSKEEMKKEQQRKQEAVEQLGMLRTKAMREREERKELLKYRYALIRVRFPDGVLLQGTFKASEKLSAVNEFIRQHLVNDWMPFTFCTQVGLKLDDENKTLAECGLTPAAVVNFQWDKTVMNEVTAQQGSSKSTSALKADILAKIQDM from the exons ATGTCATATACAAATGGTGTTTCTAAATATAGACGCAGACACGGATCTAAATCAAGTGACAATT TTCCGGACAGCACGATGGCTGCCAAGGCAAGAATGCGGCGTGAATTGGAGCTTGAAAAGAAGAAACTGGCTGAGGCTCAAGCCCTTGCTCAGAGATACAGCGAGCCAACAGAGGTCGTTAAAG ATTCTGCTCCCATGGTCACAGTTCTGTTCACATGCCCTGACATTGACGCTGCAGTACTGCCCAAGGATGAAATGGAGCGGCACATTGAAGAGTTCTTGTTGATGCAGCTAGCAGAGGAACCAGAGATGGCGTCGGCTCTTATGATTGCCACCCTGAACAAAGATAAGGAGAAAGTAAAAGTATGCGTAGAAACTCTCTGCAAATACTTAGATAACATTATTTCAAATCCTGGGGAAGAGAAGTTTAGAAAAATTAGAATGTCTAATAAAGCTTTTGTGGAAAGAATCGCTCCATTAAGAGGTACTGAAGAATTTCTGCAGGCTGCTGGGTTTCAGATAACAAGTTTGCCGTTTGAAGACCGAAATGAAGATTTTTATGAAATGGATTCAGAAAAAGCATCTGATCAAGAAAGACTGGAGAATTTGAAGTCTATTTTAGTTGCCTCTGAGCCAATAAAACCACAGTTAGATAGGGCTATGAAAGTTTTCACTCCATCGGCCAGAGCCACAAACTTCAATATCCCAGACGAATTTTATGCTGTTTCAAAGGAGGAAATGAAGAAAGAACAACAGCGGAAACAGGAGGCTGTGGAACAGTTGGGGATGTTGAGAACGAAAGCCATGAGGGAGCGGGAAGAAAGAAAAGAGCTGTTGAAGTATCGTTATGCATTGATTCGTGTTCGATTTCCAGATGGTGTTTTGCTTCAAGGCACATTTAAGGCCTCAGAAAAACTGTCAGCAGTTAACGAATTTATAAGACAACATCTTGTCAATGATTGGATGCCGTTTACTTTCTGTACACAAGTCGGTTTAAAATTGGACGACGAGAATAAAACGTTGGCTGAATGTGGTCTCACTCCTGCGGCCGTTGTGAATTTCCAGTGGGACAAAACGGTCATGAATGAAGTGACGGCCCAGCAGGGCTCTTCTAAGAGTACATCTGCACTTAAAGCTGACATTTTGGCTAAAATTCAAGACATGTAA
- the LOC127858370 gene encoding 34 kDa spicule matrix protein-like isoform X3, which translates to MGSSFSLSKSMKPIQRPGGNHTPFQTAPGTVNTGNVQHGHHNSASNHPPYPQQAHIIQPPVYAPVAGNPVYIQQVPGYGVQHPGYGMQPGYGMQQPVYGMQPGYGMQQPNYGMQQGYGVQQQGYGVQQPVHGTAPSHPNLGASQANTGVHPSNVLVTNPDSSTVETPPEYTEKPAPVAAVKTEPTPVAAQKTEPTPVVVQKTEVTVSESEVHPTGESTGEH; encoded by the coding sequence ATGGGTTCGAGTTTCTCATTGAGTAAATCGATGAAACCGATCCAAAGACCGGGAGGCAATCATACGCCGTTTCAAACTGCTCCCGGGACGGTAAATACTGGCAACGTGCAACATGGACACCATAACAGTGCATCAAACCACCCACCCTACCCACAACAGGCACATATCATCCAGCCACCTGTCTACGCTCCCGTTGCAGGTAACCCGGTGTATATCCAACAGGTACCTGGCTATGGGGTTCAACACCCTGGCTATGGCATGCAACCGGGTTATGGTATGCAACAGCCTGTTTATGGCATGCAACCGGGTTATGGTATGCAACAACCTAACTATGGCATGCAACAAGGCTATGGCGTGCAACAACAGGGCTATGGAGTACAACAGCCTGTCCATGGTACTGCCCCGTCTCATCCTAATCTGGGAGCTTCTCAAGCGAATACCGGCGTGCATCCGTCTAACGTGCTGGTAACTAACCCGGACTCAAGTACAGTAGAAACTCCACCGGAATACACTGAGAAACCGGCACCAGTAGCTGCAGTGAAGACTGAACCGACACCAGTAGCAGCACAGAAGACTGAACCGACACCAGTAGTTGTACAGAAGACAGAGGTCACCGTATCAGAAAGTGAGGTTCATCCCACGGGAGAATCAACGGGAGAGCATTAG